CGCGCCGCGAAGCTGGCACCGATCGACCGCAAATACATGATGCTCGCGGGCGACATCGAGATGCAGCGTCAGCGCTTCGGTGAAGCCGCCAAGTACTTCTGGAAAGCGTTCCACATCGACCCGACCGACATCGAGCCGCTGCGCGCCGGCTGCATCGCGATGTACCAGGACGGCCACTTTGAGGAGGCGATGGCAACGGCGCGCCGCTTGTACGACGAGCGACCGGGCGACATCAAGGCGCTCGCCCTCTACTCGGGCTTCTGCGATCTCGCCGGGGACCTGAACGAGATGGTGCGCGTGCTGCTGCTCGCCATCGAGAAGGCGCCGAGCGACGCGGCGATCCTCTCCGCCCTGCTGCTGCCGCTCACGCGCCTGCACGGCGTCGATCCGCGCGTCGTGTTCCAGCACCACGTGCGCATGGGGCAACTCGTCACGGAGATGGCGCCGGCAGACAACCGCCCGCACAACAACATCGCCGATCCGGAGCGGCCGCTGCGCATCGGGTATTGCAGCCAGGACTTCCGCAATCGCTCGGCCGGCCACTTCATCGAGCCGATCATCGCGAATCACGACAAGTCGATGTTTCACGTGACGCTGTACCACAACGTGATCAGCGAGGACGAACTCACGATCCGCCTGCGCAAGCACGCTTCGCGCTACATCGACACGCACCGCGTGGACGACAAGAAGATGGTCGACTACATCCGGGGCGACGCGATCGACATCCTGATCGATCTGAGCGGCCACACCGGCATGGGCAGGATCGTTCCCTTCGTGCTCAAGCCCGCGCCGATCCAGTACACCTACATGGGCTATCCGAATACAACAGGCCTGCCCACGATGGATTTCCGCATCGTGGATGCGTTCACCGATCCGCCGGGATCCGACCATCTCGCCACCGAAAAGCTCGTCCGGATGGAAGGCTGCTTCCTCTGCTACACGCCCCCGCCGCACGCGGGCGACCCCGCTCCGCCTCCGAGCGTGAAGAACGGATACGTCACCTTCGGTTCGTTCAACACGCACACGAAGATCAGCAATCACGTGCTCGATGTCTGGGCGCAGTTGCTGAAGCGGGTTCCGAATTCACGGCTCTTTCTGAAGTCGATGGCGATGGCCATGCCGGCGACGCGGGATCGGGTCTGGGCGTACCTGGCGGCCCAGGGGATTGAGCGTTCGCGGGTTGATCTGGAAGGCGAGACCAAGGGCAAGGCGGATCACATGCAGATGTACGGCCGCATCGACGTGGCCCTTGATCCGTGGCCGTACAACGGCACGACAACAACCGTGGAGGCGATGTACATGGGTGTTCCGGTCGTCACGATCGCCGGGAACAGCCACGTCTCGCGGGTCGGGGTCAGCCTGCTGTCCAACGTGGGCCTGCCGGACCTGATCGCGGCCGACGAAGCCGACTACCTCGAGAAGTGTGCCGCGATCGCGGCGGATGAACCGCGCCGGATCGAACTCCGCTCCAAGCTCCGGTCCATGGTGACGGGCAGCGTTCTGTGCGACCACGTCGGGTTTACGCGCAGGCTCGAGTCGCACTATCGCCAGGCTTGGCGTGACTGGTGCGCCCGGAAAAAGGCGAACCCGGCGCTCTGATCCGACGATCGCTGGCGCAGAGCCTCACGATCTACAGTTGTCGCCCGAATTTCGATCTTGGCTCTGCATGAGCAAAGGGAAGCGCTATGGGTCTGTTTTCGTGGATGAATCGAACGTCGCCCGCGCCGGAAAAACGAGTTGTTGTCTCCACGGCGGATGTTTCGGCACCGGCGCCCTCGGGCAACGAGGCTCGCATCTTCGATATCGGAGCGGACCTGCTGCGGCGCGCGCGAGGCCACAAAGCCGGAATTCTCTCCGCGAAGTTCTATTCCGATGCGCTGATGGAATGGTCCATGAAGGACCCCGAGTTCAAGGTGCAGATGTTCCGCTTTGTGGACACCTTCCCCACGCTGCGCTCGGCGGAGAGCATCCACGACCATCTGACCGACTATCTCAGCCAACCGGGCGTCAGCGTGCCGCCGGTCATCGGCGCGGCGCTCAAGGCGGGTTCGCTGCTCAAGAGCGCCGCCGCGGCCACGATCGGCAAACAGATCGAGGGCATGGCGGGAAAGTTCATCGCGGGAACGGACGCGGCGAGTGCGCTCGGCGACTTGCGCAGGATGTGGGATCAGGGGATCGCATTCAGCGTGGACTTGCTCGGTGAGACGTGCGTTTCAGACATGGAAGCGGACGACTACGCGCGCAAGTACCTCGATCTCATTCAGAATCTGCCGGCGCAGGTTGCTTCCTGGCCCGCGAACGTGCGGCTCGAATCGGATCATCTCGGCCCGATCCCGCGCGTCAATGTCAGCATCAAGATTTCCGCCCTGTCGGCACGCACCGACCCGATCGACTCCGAGGGCGCGATGGCCGACCTGTTCAAACGCATCCTGCCGATTCTGGAGACGGCGCGCGATCGTGGAGTCTTTGTCAACTTCGACATGGAGCACCACGCCCTCAAAGACTTCACACTCGAACTTTTTCAGCGGAGCTGCGAGAAGATTGAGTTCCAGGCGGGGCTGGCGATGCAGGCGTATCTCCGGAGCGGGCCGGACGATGCACGGCGGATGGTCGATTGGGCACGCCGCGCGCGGCGCGTCATCACCGTTCGCCTCGTCAAGGGCGCGTACTGGGATGCCGAAACGATCAAGAGCGATTTGCTCGGGTGGCCGTGTCCGGTTTGGCCTCAGAAGTGGCAGACCGATGCCTGCTTCGAGCGGATGTCCGAGATCTTCCTCGATGCGATGCCGAAGAACAAAAGCGAAGCTTCCGGCGGCGGCGTCAAGCTCGCGCTGGGCAGCCACAACGTGCGTTCGATCGCCGCGGCGTTGGCAGGGCTCGAGGCACGCGGCATTCCGAAAGAAGCGATCGAACTGCAGATGCTGCACGGCATGGCGGATCAGTTGAAGCACTCCGCGGCGGAAATCGGCCTTCGCATCCGCGAATATGTCCCGGTGGGCGAGATGATCCCGGGGATGGCGTACCTCGTGCGCCGGCTCCTTGAGAACACGAGCAACGAGAGTTGGCTAAAGGCCGGTTTCATGGAGAACGCGGACGCGGGGGCATTGCTGCGTGCGCCGGCGCCCAAAGGAGGCGGGCTCGGTGCGACGCCGCTCGCGAGCACAGAGTCGCTCGCATCGGCTCCCGAGCGCCACGCGCTCAGCCCGGCTGTTCCCGGGGTCGGCGACGGAAGGCCGTTCTTCACGGAACCGGTGCGTGACTTCGCCGATTCGAAGCAGCACGGCGCGTTCGCCGCGGCGGTGGCCCGGGCGACAGTTCCCAAAGTTGCGAACGAACAGACGGTCGAGCAGGCATCGGAGATGATCGGGAAGGCGCACCGAGCCTTCGAGGAATGGCGAGATGCCGATCCGAAGCGGCGCGCGGACGTTTTGATTCGTGCCGCGGCGGCAATGCGGAAGCAGCGCGACGGGCTGGCGGGCGTGATGATCCGCGAAGCGGGCAAACCCTGGCGCGAGGCGGACGCGGATGTGTGCGAGGCGATCGACTTCTGCGAGTATTACGCGCGGATGGCAATCGGGCTCTTCGAACGGACGAGGCTCGGAAGATTCGTCGGCGAACTCGACGAGCAGTTCTATCAGGCGCGCGGAGTCGCGGCGGTCATCAGCCCGTGGAACTTCCCGCTGGCGATTCTGGTCGGCATGACCTCTGCGGCGCTCGTTACAGGCAACACCGTGATTATGAAGCCGGCGGAGCAGACGCCGGGCATCGCGAGCATTTTCTTTGACATCTTGCAGGAATCGCTTCGCGGCGCCGGGTTCAGCGCGTCGCTTGCCGGAGACGTTCTGCAATTCTGTCCGGCACCGGGAGAAACCGTCGGCGCGGCGCTCGTTCGCGACCCGCGCATCGCCCTCATCGCGTTCACGGGGAGCAAAGCGGTCGGACTCGACATCATCAAGGCGGCCGGGATCACTCCGGAATCGCAGCACCACGTGAAGAAAGTGGTGTGCGAGATGGGTGGCAAGAACGCGATCATCGTCGACACGAGCGCCGATCTTGATGAAGCGATTCTCGGCGTGCGGCAGAGCGCGTTCGGCTTCCAGGGTCAAAAGTGCAGCGCCTGCTCGCGCGTGATCGTTGTCGATCCGGAAGGACCGGAAGGCCCGGCGATCCGGCATTTCACGTGGAGGCTGGTCGAGGCGACGAAGGCGCTCACGATCGGCGACCCCGTCGCCAGCGGAACCGACATCGGCCCGGTGATCGATGCGGAATCCAAACGCAAGATCGAGAGCTACATTGAGATCGGCAAGGCCGAATCCCGCCACGAACTGACGCTCGCGGTGCCGCCGGGGCTCGAAACAAAGACCGGGCGCGACTTTGTCGGACCGACGATCTTCAGCCACGTGGCGCCGGACGCGCGGATCGCGACCGAAGAGATCTTCGGCCCCGTTCTCGCCGTCATGCACGCCCCGAGCTTTTCCCGGGCTCTCGAGATTGCGAATTCGTCGGTGTACAAGCTGACGGGCGGCGTCTTCACCCGCAAGCCGGCACATATCGAGCTCGCCAAGAAGCAATTCCGCGTGGGCAACCTGTACATCAATCGGGGCTGCACCGGCGCGCTGGTCGCTCGCCACCCTTTCGGCGGATTCGGGATGTCGGGCGTGGGCTCGAAGGCGGGCGGGGCGGACTACCTGCTTCAGTTTGTCGAGCCGCGAGCGATCGCAGAGAACACGCTCCGGCGCGGCTTTGCGCCGGAACTCGGCGAAGAGATGTAGCCGATCAATCCGGAGCCCGCGCGAAGGCGCTCCAGAGTATCCAGAAGAGCGCCGCCAGCAGCAGGAGCAGAACGATCCAGCCGGTGATCCGGCGCTGTTCGTCTTCCTCAGGTGAGGCACCCGGCTTTGCGGCGGGAATCGAGTCCTGCCTCTGCCCCACATCCACTTCGGACCAGTCGATGTCCACCGACTCGGCCTTGATCGCGCGCAGGATTTCTTTGGCCTTTTCCACATCCTGACAACGGACCGAAACGCGGAATGGGTTGGTTGCCGCCACTTCCCACTGCAGCGTCATGCCGGCGTTCGAAAACGTGAACGCGGGGATGTCGCGGGCCTTGAGGGCTTCGACGATCATCGAGGCCTCGAACTCGGATCGCGCCGAGGTGAGGTCCACGAGTGTGTCGGGATCGGTCGTCATCCGCTCGGAAGGTTACTTCGTTTCCGCGGTGGTGGGTGTCGACGTGGTCTGTGCCGGTGTCGAACTCGGGGGCTGCGGCACGTTGGCAGTCTGCACCACTCCCGATGAGCGAGGAGGCGTGAATGACACCCGGCGGTTCTTTTTGTCCTGCTCGATCTGAGTCTGCTCCGCGGGCCAGAATGGATAGCCGTTGATCTGGCGCTGGATGTAGTCCGGCGCGGTTACGAGCAGTTCTTGCTTGTAGTAGCGAACCGTCGCAGCGGAGCCGCCGTTGTTGGTCCACTGATCGGGCTCCACAAGCTCCGTGATCAAGCGGATGACTTCGTCGGCTCGTTCCTGCACGGGTTTTCCGGTGTTCTGGACCTGTTGTCCGCCCCCGGAGAACGGGCTTGTGCCGCCACCCCCGCCTCCGCTGCTGGCCTGCAGCGCGCTATTCAGATCGAACTGCGGCACCTGGTTGTAATCGGGAATCTCGAGAAGCAGATCCGAGATGTCGTAGATCTCGAGGCGCTTGGTGCGGTTCAGGCGTTCCTTGGGGCCGACTTCGATCATGCCGCTCTCGGTCATCTGCCACGTGTTTCCGCCGCCGGTGAAATCCGCACCGGCACGGGAGAGAACTCCCTCGAGGACCGTTAACGCGGACATGTCATCGGCGCGAAACGTGATCAGCGATTCCTTGTCGAGACCGACCGGGTTTCGATCGTCTTGCCAAAGGATCTGAAGCGGAGCGCCGGTGACATCGGCGATGTTCTTCATGACCGCTTCGAGGCGCGTCTGCTGGTAATCGACGCTCATCGTCTTCAGCATGAGACCGAGCGCCTTGCGCTGCGCGCTGAGGGATTGCGGACTCTGTTGTGCGACGCGAGTGGATTGCGCAAGCACCGAACCCGAGAATGCGAAAACCAGCCCCGCAACCACTGCCGCGCTCGCCCTGTGACTCAACTTCATCGCGTTGCTCCTTGCCCGCACGACCCCCACACAACCCCCCACAACCCCCACACCCAGCACGCCGACATTCCTGCCCAACAGCCCTCTAAATTACCACCCGCACGTCCCTATTCGACACCAAACAACGTTCGGGGTTCCCAATTCTGGATTTCTCAGGCCCGATCGGCGCATGGAGCCACCTCAGGGATTTGAACCCTGGACCTATGCTTTACGAAAGCATCGCTCTACCGCTGAGCTAAGGTGGCAAACACGCCTTGCGGCGTCCGGGCCTGCTCGACCCGATTCGGCCTAAGAGGCGGAAGTATCGGCCTTCCCGCCCCGCTTTTCCACTCTTGGTGGCTTCTTCCCGGCCGATCTCGGCTTCCGGGCGGCAATTCCGTCGCTTGCCGATCCCGCTTTTGGAGCGACCCAAGCAGGTTCGGCGGGCCGCAGATTCGGCGAGTGCGGAATCCAGGGCTTGCCACGCGCATCGCGGATTTCCATCTGTGGCCGTCCGACAAGCAGGCGCTCGAGTTGCTGACGACCGATCTTGGTCCGGATCGTGACGATGCCGTCGGCATAATCGCGCGCGACGACGTCCGACTGATTCTCGATGATCGTGATCAGGCGACTCTGGTTCAGCGGCAGCGTGATCCGCACATCCTCGATCGCGCCGCGGGCCAGCTCACGGATGCGATCCGTGAGCTCCGCCTGGCCTTCGCGCAAGCGAAAATCTCTCCCCTTTTCGGCGGGGAGCGCGCAGATCGGGATCGCGCCGGGAACTTTCTGCTGCCAGATCAGCGCTTCGCGGTTGTCTTTGAGCTTGTCGGCTTTGTTGAGCAACACGATCCGTTGGGGTGGTTTCCACGAGCCGTCTTGTTCTTCGCCGGATTCGGCGACTTCCTTCAGGAGGTCATCGAGCGTTTTGCAGACCGTGTCGTACTGAAGTTCTGCCGCAGGATCGGAAACGTCGAGCACGATCAGCAGAACATCGGCGTGCGTGGCTTCTTCGAGGGTGGCGCGGAACGCCGCGATCAGGTTGGTAGGCAGGTCGCGCACAAAGCCGACGGTGTCGGAAAGCATGACCGACATGCCGCCGCCAAGATCCCAATCGCGCGTGCGGGTCATCAGGGTCGCGAAGAGGCGATTGTCGGCGTAGGCGCCCCCGGCGGTGAGCGTGTTGAAGAGCGTGCTTTTGCCGGCGTTGGTGTAGCCGACGATTCCGACGGTGAAGTTCTCGGCCTTGCGGGTCTGAACCTCGCGCCGGCGCCTGGCCTGGATGTCGCGGATCTGCTTGGCGAGATCGTCGCGCCGGCGCTGGACGAGTCGGCGGTCGATTTCGAGCTGCTGCTCACCGGGTCCGCGGGTTCCGATGCCCCCGATGCCGCCGACGCCAACGATGCGTTCGAGGTGCGACCACATGGCGCGGAGGCGCGGGAAGGTGTATTCGAGTTGCGCGAGTTCGACCTGCAATTGTGCTTCCGTGCTCGTCGCGCGGCCGGCGAAGATGTCGAGAATGAGCTCGGAGCGGTCGATCACCTTGCGGCCGACGGCGGCCTCGATCTTGGCGATCTGCTTGGGCGAAAGGTCGTGATCGAAAATGACTGTTGAGGCATGGACCTCTTCGCAGAGGGCTTTGAGCTCGGTCATCTTGCCCGAGCCCATGTAGGTCCCCGCCACCGGCTTGGGCAGGTTCTGCGTAAGTTCTGCGACAACAACGGCGCCGCCCTGCTCCGCGAGGGAGCGGAGTTCGCCGAACGGGTCTGACTTGTCAAAGCGAGAATCGGGCAAGCGGACCGCGGCAAGCACCGCGCGCTCCGACCGCACCTGAATTCCTTCGCGTTCTTTGGGTTGTGGCATAAATCCTGAGAATCCGAACTGGTCCCGACGGCCGCTGCCCGAACTTCCGGGAAGCGGAGCCTGCTCCAGAGGGAACGGGCCTGAAATCGACGAGGGCTTGCCGCCAAAGAGGCATGCCGGGTCGAACAATCGATTGAACCGTCAGTTCTGGACCATTGCGCTCGAACCTCCACGCCCCGGCTGCGGAACATGTTGTGGGGCAGCGTGCCTCCGCGTGAACCTACGATGATAGTTCTCTCCGGGTTTGAAAGAAAGACGATGATGGATCGCGTCTAGAGGAGCCCTCGAAATGAGCGCGAGCGGAAAGTGGTATCGGATTTCACTTGTGGGTGTTCTGGGTCTTGCGGTTGCCGGTTCGACCCTGGCGCTCGCCCGGAAGCCCGCGGAACTCCAGTTCTTCGACCCCATCATCGACGTGAAGAGCACGCTCGGCGGTCTCTACGTCGACAAGCTCAGCGACGATCAGCTCAAGAAGATGCAGGACGGCGCGATCAACGGGATGGTCGAAGCGCTCGGCGACCCGTACACGATCTATGTGCCCGCGGATAAAGTGCGCGAATTCAACAAGGATTTGACCGGCGAGTACGTCGGCATCGGCGCCTCGGTCAACACGCGCGACGGGTGGCTCACGATCGTCAGCCCGCTCGAAGATTCGCCCGCGTACAAGGCGGGCATCATGGCCGACGACCGCATCATCGACATCGACGGCAAGACCACGCAGGGTCTGAGCGTCGAAGAGTGCATCGACAAGCTGATCGGCGTTGCCGGCACTCCGGTGAACATCATCATCGAGCGCAAGGGTGAGAAGATTCCGATGACGCTCACCCGCGCCGCGATCAAAACGCGCAGCGTGAAGGGTGTGCACCGCCAGGCGAACGATGCGGAGAAATGGGATTTCACCATCGATCCGGCTCGCCGCGTCGGCTATATCCGACTCACCCAGTTCACGCCCGGCTGCGCCGAGGAAATCTTGAACGCGTTGATCGACGCGGGGATCAACGACCCCGATCCGGCAAAGCGCCTCCAGGGCGTCATCCTCGATCTGCGCGACAATGGCGGCGGCGTGCTCGAAGAGGCGATCGCGATCGGCGACCTTTTCCTGCGCGAGGGCGTCATCGTTTCGACACGCGGGCGCAACTTCCCCGAACGAATCGCCAAGGCTCAGGATAAGGGTACTCTGCCGAACGTCCCCCTGGTCGTGCTGATCAATGGTTCCTCCGCGAGCGCGAGCGAAGTGCTCGCCGGCGCGCTCGTCGAGAATAACCGCGCGATCGCGATCGGCACGCGCAGCTACGGAAAAGGGAGCGTGCAGAGCGTTCGGAAACTGCCGAACGGAAACGGAGCCGAACTCAAGGTCACCGAGCAGGGCTATTACCTGCCGTCCGGGCGCAGCATCACCCGGAAGGACACGAGCGCCGAATGGGGCGTCGACCCGACGAAGGGCTTCTTTGTTCCGATGGTGGACAAGGAATTGATCGACATGTATCGCGTCCGCCGCGATCTTGAGATCATCCGCAGCGCCAGCGGCACTGCCGGCGCGACCGAGGATTGGAGCAATCCGGATTGGATTCTCTCCTTCCTGAAAGATCCGCAGCTGTCTGCCGCCGTGAAGGCCGTGCAGGGCAAGATCGATTCGGGCGAATGGAAGCCCACCGGGAAAGAAGGCCTTGCGGGCACTCAGATCGCTTTCGACGAACTCTCACGTGCACGAAAGCTCCAGCAGCAATTGACGCGCGAGCAGATCCGCGTCGAAAAGCGCATCGAAGCGCTCGAGACCGCATCGGGCGATCTCGCAAAGGCGAAGGTCGGCGACTTGTGGCCCGAGGATGCCGAACTCTCCGGCGGCAAGATGCAGATCACAGACAAGGACGGCAGGGTCGTCGCGACGCTCGACATCACGGGCAACAACTTGCAGCGATGGCTGCTCGATGCCGATGTCAAAAAGCACGAGGCGAGCGAAGAAAGCGGGAAGCCGGTGGCGGTGAATCCAACGACGCCGGTTCCGAACTCTCCTCAGAATAAGTGACCGATGCTGATCCTGGGCATCGAAACCTCGTGCGATGAAACCGCCGCGGCGGTTGTGCGCGACGGGGTGGATGTTCTCTCGAATGTCGTCGCGAGCCAGCACGAGATCCACACACGCTTCGGAGGAGTCGTGCCGGAATTGGCGAGCCGCGCGCACTGTGAGAACATTCTGCCGGTTGTGGAGAGCGCCATCGCGTCTGCCTCGGTGAGGCTGTCAGACATCGACGCGATCGCCGTCGGGCATCGCCCGGGCTTGATCGGCTCTCTTCTCGTTGGTGTTGCCGCGGCAAAGTCGCTCGCTTGGTCGCTCGGAAAACCGCTCATCGGCGTCGACCACGTCCACGCTCACCTCTACGCGGGCCTGCTCCACCAATCGGGCGCCACTGGCCAACCGGAGACCCACATTTTCCCCGCGCTCGGTCTGGTCGTCAGCGGCGGCCATACTTCGATCTACCGCCTCGATTCGTGGGTGAAGCTGCAGCGCCTGGGCGCAACGATCGATGATGCGCTGGGTGAGGCGTACGACAAGGTCGCGACGATCCTGGGATTGCCCTATCCAGGCGGACCCAATCTCGACGCGCTCGCGCAAGCGCCCGGAGCCGATGAACGCGTTGCCGATCTACCGATCAGCCGGCTCTCTCCGACTTCTCTCGATTTCTCGTTCTCCGGCCTGAAGACCGCGATGCTCTACGAAGTGCGAGGCGTGCCCGATCACCCTGCGCACCATCGCGCCGAGTCTCGCTATCTCCCACCCCCACCGCTCACCGATGAGCGGCGGCGCGATCTCGCGGCCACGTTTCAACGTGCCGCCGCGAAGACGGTGATTCTCAAGCTCGAGCGGGCGCTCTATCAACTGCGTGATGCCGGCGTCAAGCCGAACACGCTTCTCACAGGCGGAGGCGTCACCGCCAATTCGCGCCTCCGGCATGAACTCTCATCGTTTGCATCCGTGAACCAACTTCGGCTGCACTTGCCGGCGCTCCGCTTCTGCGTCGATAACGCGGCGATGATCGCGGGACTGGCGTACCACCATCACCAGGCCGGAAAATCGAGCGATCTCACGCTCGAACCGGTCCCCACGACGGCCAATTGATGCACGAGTTGCGTCCCAACGCCGGCCGGAATGAATCGGTGAAGCCGAGCGCCCACCCCCACGCCCACCCCCACCGACACCCCCACCCCGCGGCACTGACTGAAGAAGAACTGCTCAAGCACGTCACGCTCTCGCGCGGCCGCGATGGCGGACCCGGCGGCCAGAACCGAAACAAGGTCGAGACCAAGGTGACTCTGACTCACGAGCCGACGGGAATCGAAGCTCAGGCCTCGGAGCGGCGCAGCGCGGAAGAGAATCGAAAGGTTGCGCTCCGTCGCTTGCGGTTGGCACTCGCAACCCAGC
The DNA window shown above is from Phycisphaeraceae bacterium and carries:
- a CDS encoding proline dehydrogenase family protein, encoding MGLFSWMNRTSPAPEKRVVVSTADVSAPAPSGNEARIFDIGADLLRRARGHKAGILSAKFYSDALMEWSMKDPEFKVQMFRFVDTFPTLRSAESIHDHLTDYLSQPGVSVPPVIGAALKAGSLLKSAAAATIGKQIEGMAGKFIAGTDAASALGDLRRMWDQGIAFSVDLLGETCVSDMEADDYARKYLDLIQNLPAQVASWPANVRLESDHLGPIPRVNVSIKISALSARTDPIDSEGAMADLFKRILPILETARDRGVFVNFDMEHHALKDFTLELFQRSCEKIEFQAGLAMQAYLRSGPDDARRMVDWARRARRVITVRLVKGAYWDAETIKSDLLGWPCPVWPQKWQTDACFERMSEIFLDAMPKNKSEASGGGVKLALGSHNVRSIAAALAGLEARGIPKEAIELQMLHGMADQLKHSAAEIGLRIREYVPVGEMIPGMAYLVRRLLENTSNESWLKAGFMENADAGALLRAPAPKGGGLGATPLASTESLASAPERHALSPAVPGVGDGRPFFTEPVRDFADSKQHGAFAAAVARATVPKVANEQTVEQASEMIGKAHRAFEEWRDADPKRRADVLIRAAAAMRKQRDGLAGVMIREAGKPWREADADVCEAIDFCEYYARMAIGLFERTRLGRFVGELDEQFYQARGVAAVISPWNFPLAILVGMTSAALVTGNTVIMKPAEQTPGIASIFFDILQESLRGAGFSASLAGDVLQFCPAPGETVGAALVRDPRIALIAFTGSKAVGLDIIKAAGITPESQHHVKKVVCEMGGKNAIIVDTSADLDEAILGVRQSAFGFQGQKCSACSRVIVVDPEGPEGPAIRHFTWRLVEATKALTIGDPVASGTDIGPVIDAESKRKIESYIEIGKAESRHELTLAVPPGLETKTGRDFVGPTIFSHVAPDARIATEEIFGPVLAVMHAPSFSRALEIANSSVYKLTGGVFTRKPAHIELAKKQFRVGNLYINRGCTGALVARHPFGGFGMSGVGSKAGGADYLLQFVEPRAIAENTLRRGFAPELGEEM
- a CDS encoding DUF2007 domain-containing protein; this translates as MTTDPDTLVDLTSARSEFEASMIVEALKARDIPAFTFSNAGMTLQWEVAATNPFRVSVRCQDVEKAKEILRAIKAESVDIDWSEVDVGQRQDSIPAAKPGASPEEDEQRRITGWIVLLLLLAALFWILWSAFARAPD
- the hflX gene encoding GTPase HflX codes for the protein MPQPKEREGIQVRSERAVLAAVRLPDSRFDKSDPFGELRSLAEQGGAVVVAELTQNLPKPVAGTYMGSGKMTELKALCEEVHASTVIFDHDLSPKQIAKIEAAVGRKVIDRSELILDIFAGRATSTEAQLQVELAQLEYTFPRLRAMWSHLERIVGVGGIGGIGTRGPGEQQLEIDRRLVQRRRDDLAKQIRDIQARRRREVQTRKAENFTVGIVGYTNAGKSTLFNTLTAGGAYADNRLFATLMTRTRDWDLGGGMSVMLSDTVGFVRDLPTNLIAAFRATLEEATHADVLLIVLDVSDPAAELQYDTVCKTLDDLLKEVAESGEEQDGSWKPPQRIVLLNKADKLKDNREALIWQQKVPGAIPICALPAEKGRDFRLREGQAELTDRIRELARGAIEDVRITLPLNQSRLITIIENQSDVVARDYADGIVTIRTKIGRQQLERLLVGRPQMEIRDARGKPWIPHSPNLRPAEPAWVAPKAGSASDGIAARKPRSAGKKPPRVEKRGGKADTSAS
- a CDS encoding S41 family peptidase is translated as MSASGKWYRISLVGVLGLAVAGSTLALARKPAELQFFDPIIDVKSTLGGLYVDKLSDDQLKKMQDGAINGMVEALGDPYTIYVPADKVREFNKDLTGEYVGIGASVNTRDGWLTIVSPLEDSPAYKAGIMADDRIIDIDGKTTQGLSVEECIDKLIGVAGTPVNIIIERKGEKIPMTLTRAAIKTRSVKGVHRQANDAEKWDFTIDPARRVGYIRLTQFTPGCAEEILNALIDAGINDPDPAKRLQGVILDLRDNGGGVLEEAIAIGDLFLREGVIVSTRGRNFPERIAKAQDKGTLPNVPLVVLINGSSASASEVLAGALVENNRAIAIGTRSYGKGSVQSVRKLPNGNGAELKVTEQGYYLPSGRSITRKDTSAEWGVDPTKGFFVPMVDKELIDMYRVRRDLEIIRSASGTAGATEDWSNPDWILSFLKDPQLSAAVKAVQGKIDSGEWKPTGKEGLAGTQIAFDELSRARKLQQQLTREQIRVEKRIEALETASGDLAKAKVGDLWPEDAELSGGKMQITDKDGRVVATLDITGNNLQRWLLDADVKKHEASEESGKPVAVNPTTPVPNSPQNK
- the tsaD gene encoding tRNA (adenosine(37)-N6)-threonylcarbamoyltransferase complex transferase subunit TsaD, with translation MLILGIETSCDETAAAVVRDGVDVLSNVVASQHEIHTRFGGVVPELASRAHCENILPVVESAIASASVRLSDIDAIAVGHRPGLIGSLLVGVAAAKSLAWSLGKPLIGVDHVHAHLYAGLLHQSGATGQPETHIFPALGLVVSGGHTSIYRLDSWVKLQRLGATIDDALGEAYDKVATILGLPYPGGPNLDALAQAPGADERVADLPISRLSPTSLDFSFSGLKTAMLYEVRGVPDHPAHHRAESRYLPPPPLTDERRRDLAATFQRAAAKTVILKLERALYQLRDAGVKPNTLLTGGGVTANSRLRHELSSFASVNQLRLHLPALRFCVDNAAMIAGLAYHHHQAGKSSDLTLEPVPTTAN